The following proteins come from a genomic window of Pseudomonas hygromyciniae:
- a CDS encoding TatD family hydrolase, whose amino-acid sequence MQLIDIGVNLTNPSFDDKHQAVLDRAYAAGVGQLVVTGTSVPGSEQALDLCQRWDPSARRLFCTAGIHPHSASDWNADSARQLRDLLSQDRVRAVGECGLDFNRDFSPRPQQEKVLEAHLALAVELRLPVFLHERDANQRLLEILRDYRDQLPAAVVHCFTGEQRALFSYLDLDLHIGITGWICDERRGTHLHPLVREIPRGRLMLESDAPYLLPRTLRPKPKNGRNEPAYLPEVLREVALHREESLEDLAQHSTACAREFFGLPALD is encoded by the coding sequence ATGCAACTCATTGATATTGGCGTCAACCTGACCAACCCCAGTTTCGACGACAAACACCAGGCCGTGCTCGACCGCGCCTATGCCGCCGGCGTGGGCCAACTGGTCGTCACCGGCACCAGCGTGCCCGGCAGCGAACAAGCCCTGGACCTGTGCCAGCGCTGGGATCCAAGCGCCCGACGATTGTTCTGCACCGCAGGCATTCACCCCCATAGCGCCAGCGACTGGAACGCCGACAGTGCACGGCAACTGCGCGACCTGCTCAGCCAGGACCGGGTGCGGGCCGTGGGTGAATGCGGGCTGGACTTCAACCGTGATTTCTCACCCCGCCCCCAGCAGGAAAAAGTCCTCGAAGCCCACCTGGCATTGGCCGTCGAATTGCGCTTGCCGGTGTTTCTCCATGAACGGGACGCCAACCAGCGCCTGCTGGAGATCCTGCGCGATTACCGTGATCAACTGCCCGCCGCGGTGGTGCACTGCTTCACTGGCGAACAACGTGCGCTGTTCAGCTACCTCGATCTGGACCTGCATATCGGTATCACCGGCTGGATCTGTGACGAACGCCGTGGCACGCACCTGCACCCGCTGGTCAGGGAAATCCCCCGGGGCCGCCTGATGCTGGAAAGCGACGCGCCCTACCTGCTACCGCGCACCCTGCGGCCCAAACCGAAGAACGGGCGCAATGAGCCAGCCTACTTGCCAGAGGTGTTGCGCGAAGTGGCCCTGCACCGCGAAGAAAGCCTGGAAGACCTGGCCCAACACAGCACCGCCTGCGCCCGTGAGTTTTTCGGCCTGCCTGCGTTGGATTGA
- a CDS encoding DoxX family protein, with the protein MSPMIKNVLSTRAGFGLTVLRIFVGIIFAAHGSQKLFGWFGGGGLAGTAQWMESIGLAPGTLMALLSGGTEFFAGLALIIGLLARPAALGLTIVSLVAIFSVHISNGLFMANNGYEFALALLGGTVAVLFEGAGKLSADRAIAN; encoded by the coding sequence ATGAGCCCAATGATCAAAAACGTTTTGTCCACCCGTGCAGGCTTCGGCTTGACTGTATTGCGGATTTTCGTCGGTATCATTTTTGCCGCCCACGGTTCGCAAAAACTCTTTGGCTGGTTCGGTGGTGGTGGCCTGGCGGGCACGGCGCAGTGGATGGAGAGCATCGGCCTGGCACCGGGTACGCTGATGGCCCTGTTGTCGGGCGGCACCGAATTCTTTGCCGGCCTGGCGCTGATCATTGGCTTGCTGGCCCGCCCAGCGGCGCTGGGTTTGACCATTGTCTCGCTGGTGGCGATTTTCTCGGTGCATATCAGCAACGGTTTGTTCATGGCCAACAACGGCTATGAGTTCGCCCTGGCACTGCTGGGCGGCACTGTGGCGGTCCTGTTCGAAGGTGCTGGCAAGCTGTCTGCCGACCGCGCCATCGCCAATTGA
- a CDS encoding transglycosylase SLT domain-containing protein, with protein sequence MIRPSALLMVCLTLLLPNAAVARLDGPLEVTKPGKVRDLAEIRSSRTLRVLVNQSRNSSGEVQGQSIGVEYHRLRAFEHYLNGRARDGQEINLKIIPKAKDQLLGALARGEGDLVAPGELLDATAAHKISSSDPIASDVPLWLVGLKGERRFTRLEQLSGRTLALTTGSAAGEAVNQINQKLALRKLPPVKVEWVDPSLAVEDVLEMVQAGIFHLTIVERPIAERWSKILPKLRFDKQVAISEPGEEYWFVRQDASMLRASIDRFLKTYTTPSDQDVAFQRIYRRLYQVRYPLARADRQRLEKLRPVLQKHAREQGMDWLNLAALAFKESSFNPAAKSGSGPTGLMQITPSAAQRVGVNNIQTLDSNVQAGARYLALIRRKFFASPKLNERERMAFVLAAYNMGPERVQGMRAEARRRGLNPNQWFFQVERIAMEQVGMGGVSYVNSVNKYYLAFDRERDSLEPVTSKVASRK encoded by the coding sequence ATGATCCGACCCTCGGCATTGCTCATGGTATGCCTGACGCTACTGCTGCCCAACGCGGCGGTTGCGCGCCTGGACGGGCCGCTGGAAGTGACCAAGCCGGGCAAGGTCCGCGACCTGGCCGAAATCCGCAGCAGTCGCACGTTGCGCGTGCTGGTCAACCAGAGTCGCAACAGTTCCGGTGAAGTCCAGGGCCAGTCAATTGGTGTCGAGTACCATCGCCTGCGGGCCTTCGAACACTACCTCAATGGCCGGGCCCGCGATGGCCAGGAAATCAACCTCAAGATCATTCCCAAGGCCAAGGATCAGTTGCTGGGCGCGCTGGCCCGTGGCGAAGGTGACCTGGTGGCGCCCGGTGAGCTGCTGGATGCGACGGCTGCCCACAAGATCAGCAGCAGTGACCCGATTGCCAGTGACGTGCCGCTGTGGCTGGTGGGTCTCAAGGGCGAGCGGCGGTTTACCCGGTTGGAACAACTCTCCGGGCGCACCCTGGCCCTGACCACGGGCAGCGCTGCAGGGGAGGCGGTCAACCAGATCAACCAGAAGCTGGCGCTACGCAAGCTGCCGCCGGTCAAGGTGGAATGGGTGGACCCCAGCCTGGCGGTGGAGGATGTGCTGGAGATGGTCCAGGCCGGGATCTTCCACCTGACCATTGTCGAGCGACCGATTGCCGAGCGCTGGTCGAAGATCCTGCCCAAGTTGCGTTTCGACAAGCAAGTAGCGATCAGTGAGCCGGGCGAGGAGTACTGGTTTGTGCGCCAGGATGCCTCGATGCTGCGGGCCAGCATCGACCGCTTCCTGAAAACCTACACGACCCCGTCAGACCAGGATGTAGCTTTCCAGCGTATCTATCGGCGCCTCTATCAGGTGCGCTACCCCTTGGCGCGGGCTGATCGCCAGCGCTTGGAAAAACTGCGCCCGGTCCTGCAAAAGCATGCCCGCGAACAAGGCATGGACTGGCTGAACCTGGCGGCCCTGGCTTTCAAGGAGTCGTCCTTCAACCCCGCCGCGAAAAGTGGCAGTGGGCCGACGGGCCTGATGCAGATCACCCCTTCGGCCGCCCAGCGGGTAGGGGTCAACAATATCCAGACCCTGGACAGCAATGTGCAGGCGGGCGCGCGATACCTGGCCCTGATTCGCCGCAAGTTCTTCGCCAGCCCCAAGCTCAATGAGCGCGAACGTATGGCGTTCGTCCTGGCAGCCTACAACATGGGGCCGGAGCGGGTGCAGGGCATGCGTGCCGAGGCCAGGCGCCGGGGTTTGAACCCCAATCAGTGGTTCTTCCAGGTGGAGCGCATCGCCATGGAGCAGGTCGGAATGGGCGGCGTCAGCTATGTTAATAGCGTGAACAAGTACTACTTGGCCTTTGATCGGGAACGGGACTCCCTGGAACCGGTGACGTCCAAGGTTGCCTCACGCAAATAA